One Myxococcus stipitatus DNA segment encodes these proteins:
- a CDS encoding Ig-like domain-containing protein: MSARVSSLGRLWVLGVLCLGLSQGCKGDEPQPPPSTPVPDAAVSQVVLTPERELLANGQDRALITIAVRRRDGMPLSGRTVEVAVPGEGNTVTQPESTTDAEGRTTASVVSTRAGIKHVKVTVLGVGTGGPVVLDAQPSLTFVSPVATRLEFSNASRDSTVGMPIPGLEVRFVDAQGQEVTSATGEVTLSLATHPAGAELEGALTTNAVGGRALFNALLRKVGVYQLKAEAAGVEAAVSDPFEIGAGAAARFDLSSASGLVTAGTAASITVTVRDGAGNLATNYRGTISLSATDDLATLPLAHAFTDQDRGSFTFTGIVLRRAGPQRVRFHDASNPLLDTDGHLEVAPAAASALAFAPVAERASVHATLPLVSVLLRDEFGNAVPVGTPEVTVGLEEPGMLTGVLRVAPYEGVAYFTTLQVHSDGVFHLTASAPGLTSARSTSLTIVDDVPPARPVLSVKSLTADSVTVTWVAVGDDGTEGTATSQELRYSAQPITTPAEFQAATPVSMGAPAAPGTTETATLIGLSATQTYHVVLAVTDNQGNTAYSNDLAVSTRNARVKRLAFTPQPSNGTAGIPLASVHVSLLDEAGAVVTTASAPVTLTLVGGTGFQPRQEQAVDGVATFTGVRVDRAGEYRLAASAEGFTVESQPFVIAPSSARRFEVTGLVAPVVAGQSQTLEVVVRDNYDNLVPTYAGTVRFTSTDPRAVLPSSYTFTAADAGRHTFTGVKLNTSGYVELTVADELIPRVAGTTGVYVTSDAPLFMEMSSLPATWPAGTERQMVLDVRDAYGNLVTGYRGEVAFTSDDPRATLPSRHVFTESDAGRYSFTVRLESAGPRVITAKEVVGTMSTTSDTRVLPGDAVALTLALSTSTPAAGAPVAATVTVVDAFGNHASGYRGTVAFRSDDAAATLPGSHAFTESDAGQRVFNVGFARAGSTSLTAEDTEDPSLTAASTVTVSAGVASALTVSLEVGPYTAGVAYGFTVTARDRFGNLAPGYTGTVGVTTTDARAEPITSHAFTAEDQGAHTFSVAQRTAGAQTVSFADVALGVTATQALTVEPAAPERLRFLSSPESVSVRQVLAPTRVAVSDAFGNTVSGVAPAVTLTLTGNGAPELRGTVTRTPVAGVAEFSDLAVDQEGAYSLVARAAGSDLEDASVPLTIVDDVAPSAVAALEATLEGDDAIRLRWLATGDDGVEGQAARYELRYASSPLTAANFGTGTLVATAAPGAPGAQEQALVTDLGPGTYYFAVRVLDNQDNASALATTSLSIGDPCEGFVCEPRAATCAENGVDLVTYTGACVVEAGAPTCQYASTPTACTGVEGVCYQGACTTAAAPGEGEVVITELMHTPTNGTTEYVEVTSTVDRLLNVNGLTLESLGAVPGTFTVDRGEGAAVVLPARGSFVLARDADSETNGGVHADVAYRDALDLEPTGVLSVQVDGVVLDALSYDESFPSTPGSAISLSSTVQSARRNRYAWNWCLATQELAGGNHGSPGDARDTCGVVYEAPVDRCFIQSPKSFPKPLRPGEDATVTSRFSEAGVTGGNPVGNDYFPFVDAELGFGTDPAQTESWTWVPASFNPSYVAEGNSDDEMAATLRIPAAGSYFYGFRYRFPQGPVGSEGWTYCDQDGVVTQGGIPHYGSVTVKEPSPVSGHVVISEVSGRGVSSQTDEFIELYNPTDENVDLGGWQVQYKSATGSSYSGSVTIPAGKVIPAHGYFLLAHVDFSGAATTPPDVTYSFDMSASTTAGGHVRIGPGLTTSPNDVAVDKVAWGTGNSPEGAAAPAHPAAGGSLERKALPTSTSASMGPGGADADRGNGTDSDRNADDFVTRASRQPQCSTSPREEP; this comes from the coding sequence ATGTCCGCACGCGTATCGTCGCTCGGCCGGTTGTGGGTCCTGGGCGTGCTGTGCCTCGGCTTGTCGCAGGGCTGCAAGGGAGATGAGCCGCAGCCCCCGCCGTCCACGCCGGTTCCGGATGCCGCGGTGTCGCAGGTGGTGCTCACGCCGGAGCGCGAGCTGCTCGCGAACGGTCAGGACCGGGCCCTCATCACCATCGCCGTGCGGCGGCGGGACGGAATGCCGCTGTCGGGCCGGACGGTGGAGGTGGCGGTGCCCGGCGAGGGCAACACGGTGACGCAGCCGGAGTCGACGACGGACGCCGAGGGCCGGACGACCGCCTCGGTGGTGTCCACGCGCGCGGGCATCAAGCACGTCAAGGTGACGGTGTTGGGCGTCGGGACGGGTGGCCCGGTGGTGCTGGACGCGCAACCCAGCCTCACCTTCGTCAGTCCGGTGGCCACGCGGCTGGAGTTCTCCAACGCGTCGCGCGACTCCACGGTGGGCATGCCCATCCCGGGCCTCGAGGTCCGCTTCGTCGACGCGCAGGGACAGGAGGTGACGAGCGCGACCGGCGAGGTGACGCTCTCCCTGGCCACGCATCCGGCGGGCGCCGAGCTGGAGGGCGCGCTGACGACGAACGCGGTGGGGGGCAGGGCTCTCTTCAACGCGCTCTTGAGGAAGGTCGGCGTCTACCAGCTCAAGGCGGAGGCCGCGGGCGTGGAGGCCGCGGTGTCGGACCCCTTCGAGATCGGCGCCGGAGCCGCGGCCCGGTTCGATTTGTCCTCTGCGTCCGGCCTCGTCACCGCGGGCACGGCGGCGAGCATCACGGTGACGGTGCGGGATGGGGCCGGCAACCTGGCGACGAACTACCGGGGCACCATCTCCCTCTCGGCGACGGACGACCTCGCCACGCTGCCGCTCGCCCATGCCTTCACCGACCAGGACCGCGGCAGCTTCACCTTCACCGGCATCGTCCTGCGTCGCGCGGGCCCCCAGCGAGTGCGCTTCCACGACGCGAGCAACCCGCTGCTGGACACCGACGGGCATCTCGAGGTCGCGCCCGCCGCGGCGTCGGCCCTGGCCTTCGCGCCGGTGGCCGAGCGCGCGTCGGTGCACGCGACGCTCCCCCTGGTGTCCGTGCTCCTCCGGGACGAGTTCGGCAACGCGGTGCCGGTGGGCACGCCGGAGGTGACGGTGGGGCTGGAGGAGCCGGGCATGCTCACGGGCGTCCTCCGGGTCGCCCCCTACGAGGGCGTGGCGTACTTCACGACGCTCCAGGTCCATTCGGATGGCGTCTTCCACCTCACGGCGAGCGCCCCGGGACTGACGAGCGCGCGGAGCACCTCGCTGACCATCGTCGACGACGTGCCTCCCGCGCGGCCCGTGTTGTCGGTGAAGTCGCTCACGGCCGACTCGGTGACGGTGACGTGGGTGGCCGTCGGCGATGACGGGACCGAGGGGACGGCGACGTCGCAAGAGCTGCGCTACTCCGCCCAGCCCATCACCACGCCCGCCGAGTTCCAGGCCGCCACGCCCGTGAGCATGGGGGCTCCCGCCGCGCCGGGGACGACCGAGACGGCGACCCTCATCGGCCTGTCCGCCACGCAGACCTATCACGTCGTGCTGGCGGTGACGGACAACCAGGGCAACACCGCGTACTCGAACGACCTGGCCGTCTCGACGCGCAACGCGCGCGTCAAGCGGCTCGCCTTCACGCCGCAGCCGTCGAATGGCACCGCGGGCATCCCGCTGGCGTCCGTGCACGTGTCGCTGCTGGACGAGGCGGGAGCGGTCGTCACGACCGCGTCCGCGCCCGTCACGCTGACGCTGGTGGGAGGCACCGGCTTCCAGCCGCGTCAGGAGCAGGCGGTGGACGGCGTGGCCACCTTCACGGGCGTGCGGGTGGATCGCGCGGGCGAGTATCGGCTCGCCGCGAGCGCCGAGGGGTTCACCGTGGAGAGCCAGCCCTTCGTCATCGCTCCCTCCTCCGCGCGCCGCTTCGAGGTGACGGGGCTGGTGGCGCCCGTCGTCGCCGGTCAGTCGCAGACCCTCGAGGTCGTGGTGCGCGACAACTACGACAACCTGGTGCCGACCTATGCGGGCACCGTGCGCTTCACCTCGACGGACCCGCGCGCCGTCCTCCCGTCCAGCTACACCTTCACCGCGGCGGACGCCGGGCGCCACACGTTCACGGGCGTGAAGCTGAACACCTCCGGGTATGTCGAGCTGACGGTGGCGGACGAGCTCATCCCGCGCGTGGCGGGCACCACGGGCGTGTACGTGACGAGCGACGCGCCCCTCTTCATGGAGATGTCCTCCTTGCCGGCCACCTGGCCGGCGGGCACCGAGCGGCAGATGGTCCTGGACGTGCGTGACGCGTACGGCAACCTCGTCACCGGCTACCGGGGCGAGGTGGCCTTCACCTCCGATGACCCCCGGGCCACGCTGCCCTCGCGCCACGTCTTCACGGAGTCGGACGCGGGGCGCTACTCGTTCACCGTGCGGCTGGAGAGCGCGGGCCCTCGCGTCATCACCGCGAAGGAGGTGGTCGGGACGATGAGCACCACCTCCGACACGCGGGTGCTGCCGGGCGACGCGGTGGCGCTGACGCTGGCGTTGTCCACGTCCACCCCGGCGGCGGGCGCGCCGGTGGCGGCGACGGTGACGGTGGTGGATGCGTTCGGCAATCACGCCTCTGGCTACCGGGGGACGGTGGCGTTCCGCTCGGATGACGCGGCGGCCACGCTGCCGGGCAGCCACGCCTTCACGGAGTCGGATGCGGGGCAGCGCGTCTTCAACGTCGGCTTCGCGCGGGCGGGGAGCACCTCGCTCACGGCGGAGGACACGGAGGACCCGAGCCTCACCGCCGCGTCGACCGTCACGGTGAGCGCAGGCGTGGCCTCGGCGCTGACGGTGTCGCTGGAGGTGGGGCCGTACACCGCGGGCGTCGCGTATGGCTTCACCGTCACCGCGAGGGATCGATTCGGCAACCTGGCCCCTGGCTATACGGGCACGGTGGGCGTGACGACGACGGATGCTCGGGCGGAACCCATCACGTCCCACGCCTTCACGGCGGAGGACCAGGGTGCCCATACCTTCTCCGTGGCGCAGCGCACGGCGGGTGCGCAGACGGTGAGCTTCGCGGACGTGGCGCTCGGCGTGACGGCCACCCAGGCGCTCACGGTGGAGCCGGCCGCGCCCGAGCGGCTGCGCTTCCTCTCCAGCCCGGAGTCGGTCTCCGTGCGTCAGGTGCTGGCGCCGACGCGCGTGGCGGTGAGCGACGCGTTCGGCAACACCGTCTCCGGCGTCGCTCCGGCGGTGACGCTCACGCTGACGGGGAACGGCGCGCCCGAGCTGCGTGGCACCGTGACCCGGACGCCCGTCGCGGGTGTGGCGGAGTTCTCGGACCTCGCCGTGGACCAGGAAGGGGCGTACTCGCTCGTCGCGCGTGCGGCGGGCTCCGACCTCGAGGATGCCTCCGTCCCGCTGACCATCGTCGACGACGTGGCGCCCTCGGCGGTGGCGGCGTTGGAGGCGACGCTGGAGGGTGACGACGCCATCCGCCTGCGCTGGCTGGCGACGGGCGACGACGGCGTGGAGGGACAGGCGGCGCGCTACGAGCTGCGCTATGCCAGCTCGCCGCTGACCGCCGCGAACTTCGGCACCGGGACGCTGGTGGCCACGGCGGCCCCCGGCGCCCCGGGCGCTCAGGAGCAGGCGCTCGTCACGGACCTGGGGCCGGGCACGTACTACTTCGCGGTCCGCGTGCTCGACAATCAGGACAACGCGAGCGCGCTCGCGACCACGTCGCTCTCCATCGGCGACCCCTGCGAGGGCTTCGTCTGCGAGCCCCGCGCGGCGACCTGCGCGGAGAATGGCGTGGACCTGGTGACGTACACGGGCGCGTGCGTGGTGGAGGCCGGCGCGCCGACCTGCCAGTACGCGTCCACCCCCACGGCCTGCACCGGCGTGGAGGGCGTCTGCTACCAGGGTGCGTGCACCACGGCGGCGGCGCCGGGCGAGGGCGAGGTCGTCATCACCGAGCTGATGCACACCCCGACGAACGGCACGACGGAGTACGTGGAGGTGACCAGCACGGTGGACCGGCTCCTGAACGTCAACGGGCTGACGCTCGAGTCTCTGGGCGCGGTGCCAGGGACGTTCACCGTGGACCGGGGGGAGGGCGCCGCGGTGGTGCTCCCCGCGCGGGGCTCGTTCGTGCTCGCGCGCGACGCGGACTCCGAGACCAACGGCGGCGTGCACGCGGACGTCGCGTACCGTGACGCCCTGGACCTGGAGCCCACGGGCGTGCTCTCCGTTCAGGTGGATGGCGTGGTGCTGGACGCCCTCTCCTACGACGAGTCGTTCCCCTCGACGCCGGGGTCCGCCATCAGCCTGTCCTCCACCGTCCAGAGCGCGCGGCGCAACCGCTATGCCTGGAACTGGTGCCTGGCCACCCAGGAGCTCGCGGGTGGCAACCACGGCTCTCCGGGAGATGCCCGCGACACGTGCGGCGTCGTCTACGAGGCGCCCGTGGACCGGTGCTTCATCCAGTCGCCCAAGTCGTTCCCCAAGCCCCTGCGGCCCGGCGAGGACGCGACCGTCACCAGCCGCTTCTCGGAGGCGGGGGTGACGGGAGGCAATCCGGTGGGCAATGACTACTTCCCGTTCGTCGACGCGGAGCTCGGCTTCGGGACGGACCCCGCGCAGACGGAGTCGTGGACGTGGGTGCCCGCGAGCTTCAACCCGTCCTATGTCGCCGAGGGGAACTCGGATGACGAGATGGCTGCGACCCTGCGCATCCCCGCCGCGGGCAGCTACTTCTATGGCTTCCGGTATCGCTTCCCCCAGGGCCCGGTAGGGTCGGAGGGCTGGACGTACTGCGACCAGGATGGCGTCGTCACCCAGGGAGGGATACCTCACTACGGCTCCGTGACGGTGAAGGAGCCGTCCCCGGTGTCCGGGCACGTCGTCATCAGCGAGGTCAGCGGACGGGGTGTCTCGTCGCAGACGGACGAGTTCATCGAGCTGTACAACCCGACGGACGAGAACGTGGACCTGGGCGGCTGGCAGGTGCAGTACAAGTCGGCGACGGGCAGCTCGTATTCGGGCTCCGTGACGATTCCGGCGGGCAAGGTCATCCCGGCGCACGGCTACTTCCTCCTCGCGCACGTCGACTTCTCGGGAGCCGCCACCACGCCGCCGGACGTCACCTACAGCTTCGACATGTCCGCGTCCACGACGGCGGGCGGACACGTGCGCATCGGTCCGGGATTGACCACGAGTCCCAACGACGTCGCGGTGGACAAGGTGGCCTGGGGCACGGGCAACTCGCCCGAGGGCGCGGCGGCCCCCGCCCATCCGGCGGCGGGCGGGAGCCTCGAGCGCAAGGCCCTGCCCACCTCCACCTCGGCCAGCATGGGGCCCGGCGGCGCCGACGCCGACCGGGGCAACGGCACGGACTCGGACCGGAACGCCGATGACTTCGTGACGCGCGCCAGCCGCCAGCCGCAGTGCTCGACGAGCCCGCGCGAGGAGCCGTAG
- a CDS encoding YciI family protein, giving the protein MLHVLHLHYRHSERAAEPHVADHVRFLERHHREGTFIFSGQTEPTSHGGVILARDVDRATVERIASEDPFILAGVADYTILTLTPGRVHPSLAALLGVDASRVRG; this is encoded by the coding sequence ATGCTGCACGTCCTGCATCTGCACTACCGACACTCCGAACGCGCCGCCGAGCCCCATGTCGCGGACCACGTCCGGTTCCTCGAACGACACCATCGCGAGGGGACGTTCATCTTCTCGGGCCAGACGGAGCCGACGTCTCACGGAGGCGTCATCCTCGCCAGGGACGTGGACCGCGCCACCGTGGAGCGCATCGCCTCCGAGGACCCGTTCATCCTCGCGGGCGTCGCCGACTACACCATCCTCACGCTCACGCCCGGCCGCGTGCATCCCTCGCTCGCCGCGCTCCTCGGGGTCGACGCCTCGCGCGTTCGCGGTTGA
- a CDS encoding M3 family metallopeptidase, producing the protein MSETPVPDAVRHITCPPDAFRRSGEEAMAAARAGIARLKALRPPHDVNQVLEVYDEAMAALDDAAARASVARNSHPDAAMRDAAEAAEQALETLATDIRLDRGVYDVLSALDLSSQDAQTRKWMEKVLRDFRRSGVDRDDATRARVKELQEELVRIGQEFSRNMLQDTRTVSLPPAALEGLPDDYVRAHPPGADGQVRITTDYPDIVPFMTYSRDAKAREQMWRVFRMRGHPANLDVLQRMVRRRHELATLLGYRNWAAYATEDKMIRDEQAAADFIARIASASGARMERDYGMLLERKRRDEPGAERVNPWDQAFLEDRIKAEQYAFDSQAVRPYFEYTRVKQGMLDLTARMFGVAYRKVEGATVWHPDVEAYDVLEGGKLLGRFYLDMHPRADKYKHAAQFVLTSGKAGRRLPEGVLMCNFPKPGAEPALLQHSDVETFLHEFGHLLHHIFGGHTRWAGVSGVRTEWDFVEAPSQMLEEWARDAASLQTFAKHYQTGEPLPADLVTRLRRAEEFGKGLWVRQQMFYAALSLEIYRRDPANLDATALVRELQGRYTPFPYVEGTYFHLSFGHLEGYSSNYYTYMWSLVIAKDLFTVFQKEGMLSPAPAKAYRHAVLEPGGSDDAARLVHAFLGRDYDFTAYEAWLNKAA; encoded by the coding sequence GTGTCCGAAACGCCCGTTCCCGACGCCGTCCGCCACATCACCTGCCCGCCCGACGCGTTCCGCCGCTCGGGTGAGGAGGCCATGGCGGCCGCGCGTGCCGGAATCGCCCGCTTGAAGGCCCTGCGCCCGCCCCACGACGTGAACCAGGTGCTGGAGGTGTACGACGAGGCCATGGCCGCGCTGGATGACGCCGCCGCCCGCGCGAGCGTGGCGCGCAACTCCCATCCGGACGCCGCCATGCGCGACGCCGCGGAGGCGGCCGAGCAGGCGCTGGAGACCCTGGCCACGGACATCCGCCTGGACCGGGGCGTCTATGACGTCCTGTCCGCGCTGGACCTCTCCAGCCAGGACGCCCAGACGCGCAAGTGGATGGAGAAGGTGCTGCGCGACTTCCGCCGCTCCGGCGTGGACCGGGACGACGCCACCCGCGCCCGCGTGAAGGAGCTCCAGGAGGAGCTGGTCCGCATCGGCCAGGAGTTCAGCCGCAACATGCTCCAGGACACCCGGACCGTGTCGCTGCCCCCCGCCGCGCTGGAGGGACTGCCGGACGACTACGTGCGCGCCCACCCTCCCGGCGCGGACGGACAGGTGCGCATCACCACGGACTACCCGGACATCGTCCCGTTCATGACGTACTCGCGTGACGCGAAGGCTCGCGAGCAGATGTGGCGCGTCTTCCGCATGCGCGGCCACCCCGCCAACCTGGATGTCCTCCAGCGGATGGTGCGGCGCCGGCACGAACTGGCCACGCTGCTGGGCTACCGCAACTGGGCGGCCTACGCGACCGAGGACAAGATGATTCGCGACGAGCAGGCCGCCGCGGACTTCATCGCGAGGATTGCCTCCGCCTCCGGAGCGCGCATGGAGCGCGACTACGGCATGTTGCTGGAGCGCAAGCGCCGGGACGAACCGGGCGCGGAGCGCGTCAACCCGTGGGACCAGGCGTTCCTGGAGGACCGCATCAAGGCGGAGCAGTACGCCTTCGACTCGCAGGCGGTGCGGCCGTACTTCGAGTACACGCGCGTGAAGCAGGGCATGCTGGACCTCACGGCGCGGATGTTCGGCGTGGCGTACCGCAAGGTGGAGGGCGCCACGGTGTGGCACCCGGACGTCGAGGCGTACGACGTGCTGGAGGGCGGCAAGCTCCTGGGGCGCTTCTACCTGGACATGCACCCGCGCGCGGACAAGTACAAGCACGCGGCGCAGTTCGTGCTCACCAGCGGCAAGGCGGGGCGCCGGCTGCCGGAGGGCGTGCTGATGTGCAACTTCCCGAAGCCGGGCGCGGAGCCCGCGCTGCTCCAGCACAGCGACGTGGAGACCTTCCTCCACGAGTTCGGTCACCTGCTGCACCACATCTTCGGCGGGCACACGCGCTGGGCGGGGGTGTCGGGCGTGCGCACGGAGTGGGACTTCGTGGAGGCGCCGTCGCAGATGCTGGAGGAGTGGGCGCGCGACGCGGCGAGCCTCCAGACCTTCGCGAAGCACTACCAGACGGGCGAGCCGCTGCCGGCGGACCTGGTCACCCGCCTGCGGCGCGCGGAAGAGTTCGGCAAGGGGCTGTGGGTGCGCCAGCAGATGTTCTACGCGGCGCTCAGCCTGGAAATCTATCGCCGCGACCCGGCGAACCTCGACGCCACGGCGTTGGTGCGCGAGCTCCAGGGCCGGTACACGCCGTTCCCCTACGTCGAGGGCACGTACTTCCACCTGTCCTTCGGACACCTCGAGGGGTACTCGTCCAACTACTACACGTATATGTGGTCGCTGGTCATCGCGAAGGACCTCTTCACGGTGTTCCAGAAGGAAGGGATGTTGTCGCCCGCGCCCGCGAAGGCGTACCGCCACGCGGTGCTGGAGCCGGGGGGCTCGGATGACGCGGCCCGGCTGGTGCACGCGTTCCTGGGCCGCGACTACGACTTCACCGCCTACGAGGCGTGGTTGAACAAGGCGGCCTGA